One Malus domestica chromosome 11, GDT2T_hap1 genomic region harbors:
- the LOC114819530 gene encoding uncharacterized protein isoform X1 → MFLFCFEIFVFPSGTSWKKVPRAGFPAAISSNQQPPPRFSNFSTIKFQSFLCSPGKDFLGCFLVCFYLEIPLWVFFYATELNLFPNWIKCWACKNTYCGLIVLHIGFKRKVALRSYRLVIKGWSFSPIRSSASDERSPSLHPLKTFRGIYGYRNFHKFEIVTTIANVGVIVYQCQRSVLFQSFRVQQRKFLHKR, encoded by the exons atgtttctgttttgttttgaaatttttgtttttcctaGCGGAACCTCCTGGAAGAAAGTCCCTCGAGCTGGATTTCCTGCAGCCATTTCCTCCAACCAACAGCCCCCGCCCCGCttttcaaacttttccactataaagtttcaatcttttctCTGTTCGCCTGGTAAAGATTTTCTTGGATGCTTTCTAGTTTGCTTTTACCTCGAAATCCCATTGTGGGTCTTCTTTTATGCGACTGAATTGAACTTATTCCCAAACTGG ATTAAGTGTTGGGCCTGCAAAAATACTTATTGTGGATTGATTGTTCTGCATATTGGTTTCAAGAGGAAAGTGGCACTGAGAAGCTATAGATTGGTGATTAAAGGTTGGAGCTTTAGTCCAATCAG AAGCAGTGCCAGTGATGAGCGAAGTCCATCGCTGCATCCTTTGAAGACTTTTAGAGG GATTTATGGCTATAGAAATTTCCACAAGTTCGAAATTGTAACTACCATTGCAAATGTGGGTGTGATTGTGTACCAATGCCAGCGGTCTGTTTTGTTTCAAAGTTTCAGAGTTCAACAAAGAAAATTCCTTCATAAGAGGTAA